One Moorella sp. E308F genomic region harbors:
- a CDS encoding S-layer homology domain-containing protein encodes MNVRKIAVSLSLFLVLTLSVALPAARAEMEYRFSDKGSIDTDFAWGKDDIVEAIDFELYGGYPDGTLRLGDNMTRAEFAAVLNRIVDAGGTPGPNWYDGAVDGLVKAGVIPDKGGNWDAAITRLEAAKWLGRLAKVYQVAVKDQGATFTDTSDPNAIYASKTGLMKGVSPGVLGADQNLLRGEAAVLLLRVAKGVDNNLPLDDELIQAAKEALEDINANAADFEARRNVDLSFYDKLPYKRVTRNYFEGERKFMYAWRDDGRKNYQITKSEIKVAVKHNAVAIVIAKIETESGYKGIVISRFKKIDGRWMMTQGGPPENRDLKYLQLVGIIK; translated from the coding sequence GTGAACGTCAGAAAAATTGCCGTATCGTTGTCGCTTTTCCTGGTTTTGACGCTGTCCGTAGCCTTGCCCGCCGCCCGCGCCGAGATGGAATACCGTTTCAGCGATAAAGGTTCCATTGACACTGATTTCGCATGGGGCAAAGACGACATAGTAGAGGCCATTGATTTTGAACTATATGGGGGCTATCCGGACGGGACTTTGAGGCTGGGCGACAACATGACCCGCGCCGAGTTCGCGGCCGTGCTGAACCGCATCGTTGACGCCGGGGGCACGCCGGGGCCGAACTGGTACGACGGGGCCGTGGACGGCCTGGTAAAGGCGGGGGTAATCCCCGACAAAGGCGGGAATTGGGATGCCGCCATTACCCGGCTGGAGGCGGCGAAGTGGCTGGGCAGGCTTGCTAAGGTCTACCAAGTGGCGGTGAAGGACCAGGGCGCGACCTTCACGGACACCTCCGACCCGAACGCCATCTACGCCAGCAAGACTGGCCTGATGAAAGGCGTCAGCCCCGGCGTCCTGGGGGCCGACCAGAACCTGCTGCGGGGTGAGGCGGCGGTGCTGCTGCTCAGGGTGGCGAAGGGCGTAGATAATAATTTGCCTTTGGATGATGAGTTGATACAAGCGGCTAAAGAAGCGTTGGAAGATATTAATGCCAATGCCGCCGATTTCGAGGCACGTCGTAATGTGGATTTGAGCTTTTACGACAAGCTGCCCTACAAACGGGTCACAAGGAATTACTTTGAGGGTGAGCGGAAATTCATGTACGCCTGGCGGGATGACGGGCGGAAAAATTACCAGATAACAAAAAGCGAAATAAAGGTAGCTGTAAAACACAATGCTGTCGCTATTGTGATAGCAAAAATCGAAACTGAGAGTGGATATAAAGGGATCGTGATTTCCCGCTTCAAGAAAATTGACGGCCGCTGGATGATGACGCAAGGCGGACCGCCTGAGAATAGAGATTTAAAATACCTGCAATTGGTAGGCATAATAAAATAA
- a CDS encoding RNA-guided endonuclease InsQ/TnpB family protein, whose amino-acid sequence MSNATSSLKETRNYKFRLYPNKEQESLLLRWLETCRWIYNTALAQRKEAWEREKRSVTRIEQQVWLKEAKKTDERLREIHSQVAQEVLFRVEKAFAAFFRRVKNGKTPGYPRFKGRGRYKSITFTQFGEGKGASFQDGKLRLSKIGLVKIRLHREIPGTIKTVTVKRDAAGKWWAIFAAEIELAQSQAHTGPAAGLDAGLEKFAALSDGSIIENPKYLRKMEKRLKHTQRNLSRKKKDSRNRKKARQKLAKLHAKVCNQRRDFLHKQSRRLVETYGLIAVEKLNIKGMVKNHHLAKSISDAGWGEFMAMLEYKAAEAGTKLVKVNPSGTSQVCSGCGMDVPKELSERTHCCPYCGLILDRDVNAARNILKKALALEAA is encoded by the coding sequence ATGTCAAACGCTACGTCCAGTCTCAAGGAAACCAGGAACTATAAATTCCGGCTTTATCCTAACAAGGAGCAGGAATCCCTATTGTTGCGCTGGCTGGAAACCTGCCGGTGGATATACAACACCGCCTTGGCCCAGCGAAAAGAAGCCTGGGAACGGGAAAAGAGATCTGTTACCCGGATCGAGCAGCAGGTATGGCTCAAAGAGGCCAAGAAGACGGATGAGCGTCTCCGGGAGATACACTCTCAAGTAGCCCAGGAAGTGTTGTTCAGGGTCGAGAAGGCCTTTGCCGCTTTCTTTCGCCGGGTCAAGAACGGGAAAACGCCGGGCTATCCCCGGTTCAAAGGGAGAGGACGTTATAAATCTATCACCTTCACCCAGTTTGGAGAAGGGAAAGGCGCTTCTTTCCAGGACGGCAAGCTGAGATTATCAAAAATCGGCCTGGTGAAGATAAGGTTACACCGGGAAATACCTGGCACTATCAAGACTGTTACCGTCAAACGAGATGCCGCCGGCAAATGGTGGGCCATTTTTGCCGCAGAAATAGAGCTTGCCCAATCGCAGGCTCATACCGGACCTGCCGCAGGTCTGGATGCTGGTCTGGAAAAGTTCGCGGCCCTTTCAGATGGGAGTATCATTGAAAATCCCAAGTACCTGAGAAAAATGGAAAAACGCCTCAAACATACCCAACGCAACCTTTCCCGCAAGAAGAAAGATTCCCGCAACCGGAAAAAGGCCAGACAAAAGCTGGCCAAGCTGCACGCCAAAGTTTGTAACCAACGAAGGGACTTTTTGCACAAGCAATCCCGCAGGCTGGTGGAAACTTACGGCCTGATTGCTGTTGAGAAGCTAAACATTAAAGGAATGGTCAAAAATCATCACCTAGCCAAGAGCATTTCTGATGCAGGCTGGGGAGAGTTCATGGCTATGCTTGAGTACAAAGCGGCAGAGGCTGGTACTAAGCTGGTCAAAGTGAACCCCTCCGGCACTTCTCAGGTATGCAGCGGGTGTGGAATGGATGTGCCTAAAGAATTATCCGAGCGGACTCATTGCTGCCCTTATTGCGGCCTAATACTCGACCGAGATGTGAACGCCGCCCGGAATATCCTGAAAAAGGCGTTGGCTCTGGAAGCGGCATGA
- a CDS encoding type IV secretory system conjugative DNA transfer family protein, whose product MRIRLGLSDHAEKLDQPIYFPMEHLMKHAFICGKTGSGKTVTLLNWCLSMAENLARDPDRAAGFTFIDPHGDAVNDLLERLPDGVADRVHVLHFRDTDRPRGFNLLEAPPGLEEVTVGAFVDMLRDLFPMGTGYRMEHILKNALLTLARVGGQTILSLEPLLSSESLRAATLPKIADDPVLRSFWENQFPAFAKKAGETLGPIWNKLGAFATYPRVRRVVGQPKSTIDPLRVMDEGHILLVDLSGAGEDVTPLMGGALVNRFHFSALSRAGRPREGRRPHVLIADEVHNYATRVMANILSEDRKFGLGFVIATQYLERIPEDVLEGILGNVGTMVVLYVEEENARRLVKYFPGFTTADLVQRKALHAAIHTTAVGSPVVFTMRNPIPPPGDKEKARRLLALSDQRDGVPAGRVDAYVARLFALAHGGEGGGAAAGTPVPAAAGDAVAGKGNGGAVPGAGSGGRRTESKVDAAAEANGSGGATGRGAAGKRRPGAGDDSGGNGQGRAPAVDPVAKLFRKIG is encoded by the coding sequence ATGCGCATCCGTCTCGGCCTTTCCGACCACGCGGAAAAGCTCGACCAACCAATTTACTTCCCCATGGAACACCTTATGAAGCACGCCTTCATCTGCGGGAAGACCGGCTCCGGCAAGACGGTGACCCTCTTAAACTGGTGCCTGTCCATGGCGGAAAACCTCGCCCGCGACCCGGACCGCGCGGCCGGGTTCACCTTCATCGACCCCCACGGCGACGCGGTGAACGACCTCCTCGAACGGCTCCCGGACGGGGTGGCCGACCGGGTGCACGTATTGCATTTCCGCGACACCGACCGGCCGCGGGGGTTTAACCTCTTAGAAGCCCCGCCCGGTCTAGAGGAAGTGACGGTGGGGGCGTTTGTGGACATGCTCCGCGACCTTTTCCCGATGGGGACGGGCTACCGCATGGAGCACATCCTGAAGAACGCCCTCTTGACCCTCGCGCGGGTCGGCGGCCAGACGATACTCTCTCTGGAGCCGCTCCTGTCGAGCGAGAGCCTGCGGGCCGCGACGCTGCCGAAGATAGCCGACGACCCGGTGCTCCGCAGCTTCTGGGAGAACCAGTTCCCGGCGTTCGCCAAGAAGGCGGGGGAGACCCTGGGACCGATATGGAACAAGCTGGGAGCGTTCGCCACCTACCCCCGCGTCCGGCGGGTGGTGGGCCAGCCGAAGAGCACTATCGACCCTTTGAGGGTCATGGACGAGGGGCACATCCTGCTGGTCGACCTGTCGGGCGCCGGGGAAGACGTGACGCCGCTCATGGGCGGCGCCCTGGTCAACAGGTTCCACTTCTCGGCCCTGTCCCGCGCCGGGCGGCCCAGGGAGGGGCGGCGGCCGCACGTGCTGATCGCCGACGAGGTCCACAACTACGCCACCCGGGTCATGGCCAACATCCTGTCGGAAGACCGGAAATTCGGCCTGGGGTTCGTCATAGCGACCCAGTATTTGGAGCGCATCCCCGAAGACGTGCTCGAAGGCATCCTGGGCAACGTGGGGACGATGGTAGTCCTCTACGTGGAAGAAGAGAACGCCCGCCGGCTGGTGAAATACTTCCCCGGCTTCACCACGGCCGACCTGGTGCAGAGGAAAGCCCTCCACGCCGCCATCCACACGACGGCCGTGGGTTCGCCGGTCGTGTTCACCATGCGCAACCCCATCCCGCCACCCGGCGACAAAGAGAAAGCGCGGCGGCTGCTCGCCCTTTCGGACCAGCGGGACGGCGTTCCGGCGGGGCGTGTCGACGCTTACGTCGCGCGTCTGTTCGCCCTCGCCCACGGCGGGGAGGGCGGCGGTGCGGCGGCGGGCACGCCCGTGCCGGCGGCTGCCGGGGACGCCGTAGCGGGCAAAGGAAACGGCGGGGCCGTTCCGGGGGCCGGCAGCGGCGGCCGCCGCACCGAAAGCAAGGTCGACGCCGCGGCGGAAGCGAACGGCAGCGGCGGGGCGACAGGCCGGGGCGCGGCCGGAAAACGCCGCCCCGGTGCGGGGGACGACAGCGGCGGCAACGGCCAGGGCCGCGCTCCCGCGGTCGACCCTGTGGCGAAATTGTTTCGGAAAATAGGGTAA
- a CDS encoding type II toxin-antitoxin system Phd/YefM family antitoxin, whose product MMHEIDDPVLLSPSQLVSSSKLSKNLGAYLNEVRKRPIFVTREQEVEAVLLNLDDYRELLREEQKIEDLYLAVLALRRLAENAKTPERLLEMDEVLERFGITREELAEASGDEMEN is encoded by the coding sequence ATGATGCACGAAATTGACGACCCTGTTCTCCTCAGCCCTTCCCAATTGGTGTCATCCTCAAAATTGAGCAAAAACCTGGGAGCCTACTTGAACGAAGTGCGGAAAAGGCCGATCTTCGTAACCAGGGAACAAGAAGTCGAAGCGGTGCTATTGAACCTTGACGACTACCGGGAGCTTCTGCGTGAAGAACAAAAGATAGAAGATCTATACCTGGCGGTTTTGGCCCTCCGGAGATTGGCCGAAAACGCTAAAACTCCGGAAAGACTCTTAGAAATGGATGAGGTCCTGGAACGGTTTGGGATAACGCGGGAAGAATTGGCGGAGGCATCCGGCGATGAAATGGAAAATTAA
- the dnaN gene encoding DNA polymerase III subunit beta, which yields MQCKCRQSDLAAALKKVDAAVSRKNVVPALAGVLLEAGEDKLRVYATDLDVGVEVFVPAEVSDPGQALPPHKTFKGLVASLPDGEVELTADEAANRLTLSQEKRRYSFDMLDPEVFPAFPDVDGSEAFTLPSAALARAVRSVSPAAAVDPFQGAFACVLLEKDAEKEVLRLVATDRQRLAVAEAPWSGRGDGEAPVNDVLLPAASSKALLDVLSGAAGSEPKAELRFSGSFVVARTDDGNGFFARMGAGAFPNYRLVLPQDLPDPMRIDVGALKNALERAALLLSGQPGKPPLVELETGAGILTVFALDDPSICREEIPVSGDGAGTETSVAANALFLLDAVRPLDGEVLINLPAGRGLIVVRDAAMNYTHAVAPITV from the coding sequence ATGCAATGCAAATGCCGCCAATCTGACCTGGCCGCCGCTTTGAAGAAAGTAGACGCGGCGGTGTCCCGGAAAAACGTCGTCCCGGCCCTTGCCGGCGTCCTCTTAGAGGCCGGGGAAGATAAGCTCAGGGTCTACGCGACGGACCTGGACGTGGGGGTCGAGGTCTTCGTCCCGGCCGAAGTGTCGGACCCCGGCCAGGCGCTGCCGCCCCACAAAACGTTCAAGGGGCTGGTCGCCAGCCTGCCGGACGGCGAGGTCGAATTGACGGCCGACGAAGCCGCGAACAGGCTGACGCTGTCGCAGGAAAAACGCCGCTATTCTTTCGACATGCTCGACCCTGAAGTTTTTCCGGCCTTTCCGGACGTGGACGGTAGCGAGGCTTTCACGCTGCCGTCCGCGGCGCTCGCCCGGGCGGTGCGGTCCGTCAGCCCGGCCGCCGCCGTAGATCCTTTCCAGGGCGCTTTCGCGTGCGTCCTTTTAGAAAAGGATGCGGAAAAAGAGGTTTTGCGGCTCGTAGCCACGGACCGGCAGCGGCTGGCCGTGGCCGAGGCGCCTTGGTCCGGGCGCGGGGACGGCGAAGCCCCCGTAAACGACGTGCTTTTGCCCGCCGCATCGTCCAAAGCTTTGCTGGACGTTTTGTCCGGCGCCGCCGGCAGCGAACCTAAAGCGGAGCTGCGCTTCAGCGGGAGCTTCGTCGTCGCGCGGACGGACGACGGGAACGGCTTCTTCGCCCGCATGGGCGCCGGGGCGTTTCCGAACTACCGCCTGGTGCTGCCGCAGGATCTCCCGGACCCGATGAGGATCGACGTGGGGGCTTTGAAAAACGCCCTGGAGCGGGCGGCCCTGCTCCTCAGCGGCCAGCCGGGCAAACCTCCCCTGGTCGAGCTCGAAACCGGGGCGGGCATATTGACGGTGTTCGCCCTGGACGACCCTTCCATCTGCCGCGAGGAAATCCCTGTTTCCGGGGACGGGGCGGGCACAGAAACTTCCGTCGCCGCCAACGCCCTTTTCCTTTTGGACGCGGTGCGGCCCCTGGACGGCGAAGTCTTAATTAACCTGCCCGCCGGGCGGGGTCTGATCGTAGTGAGGGACGCCGCAATGAATTATACGCACGCCGTCGCTCCTATCACGGTTTAA
- a CDS encoding Rpn family recombination-promoting nuclease/putative transposase, giving the protein MDGINRTNDYVFKRIFGSEEGKEALLGFLNAVFRLPPGRELTDLELLDREIDPEYLLDRAARLDVLVKAADESLINVEIQIANRFDIDKRTLFYWARLYGGQLKSGQQFSELRRTIAVNILGFDWFADERYHHVFRIRDIETGEPMNDHLEIHFLELIKVRKREWNPDDPLEAWLMYLNNLEGEGLKMIAEKNPAIKKALTVEEVFRKSELERRLYELREKAIRDEISMVAGAKAEGKAEGRVEGMVEAKQDAVLRYLKKKFGSVTFENKIRQMRDVEILDRLFDSVLDAGTPEEVEEVISRVLMH; this is encoded by the coding sequence GTGGACGGGATCAACCGGACTAACGACTATGTTTTTAAGCGAATTTTCGGCTCCGAAGAAGGGAAAGAGGCTCTGCTGGGATTCCTCAATGCGGTATTCAGACTGCCGCCAGGCAGAGAATTAACCGACCTGGAACTATTGGACAGGGAAATCGACCCAGAATACCTTCTCGATAGGGCCGCCAGACTGGACGTGCTGGTGAAGGCGGCCGACGAGTCGCTGATCAACGTCGAGATACAGATTGCCAATAGGTTCGATATCGACAAGCGGACACTGTTTTATTGGGCAAGGCTGTACGGTGGCCAACTGAAATCCGGCCAACAGTTTTCGGAACTACGCAGAACGATTGCCGTTAATATCCTTGGGTTCGATTGGTTTGCCGATGAGCGGTACCATCACGTTTTTCGCATTCGGGACATCGAGACCGGGGAACCGATGAATGACCACTTGGAAATTCATTTCTTAGAATTAATCAAGGTGCGAAAACGCGAATGGAACCCGGACGACCCATTGGAAGCGTGGCTAATGTATTTGAATAATCTGGAAGGGGAGGGGTTGAAGATGATCGCCGAGAAAAACCCGGCGATTAAGAAAGCCCTGACAGTCGAAGAAGTTTTTAGGAAGAGCGAGCTGGAGCGCCGCCTGTATGAATTGCGGGAAAAAGCCATCCGGGACGAGATCTCCATGGTGGCGGGCGCGAAAGCGGAAGGTAAAGCGGAAGGCAGAGTAGAAGGCATGGTGGAGGCAAAGCAGGATGCCGTTCTTCGTTACTTGAAGAAAAAGTTTGGCAGCGTCACTTTTGAAAATAAGATACGGCAGATGAGGGACGTAGAAATTCTCGATAGGCTCTTCGACAGTGTACTTGACGCCGGAACTCCAGAAGAGGTAGAGGAAGTCATATCTCGCGTGTTAATGCATTAG
- a CDS encoding response regulator transcription factor, giving the protein MEIWIVENDIELAKQQEEIITMELPGCDVKTFASLRGAFAAGTGRPDIVILDVSAISEESFSLDGYNSYAYLLRIFIEKHRSSAYIIYSMVSRWAKDIIEELKKEFDDLVVHEADMTKSAMLVQFLKNIAGSVT; this is encoded by the coding sequence ATGGAAATTTGGATTGTCGAGAACGACATTGAGTTGGCCAAACAACAAGAGGAAATTATCACAATGGAGTTGCCCGGTTGTGACGTTAAAACATTCGCATCATTGAGGGGAGCTTTCGCGGCAGGAACGGGCAGACCGGATATTGTCATTTTGGACGTAAGCGCAATATCTGAAGAAAGTTTTTCGTTAGACGGATATAATAGCTATGCCTACCTTCTGCGTATTTTCATTGAAAAACACAGGTCGTCAGCCTATATCATCTATTCTATGGTAAGCCGGTGGGCAAAAGATATCATTGAAGAATTAAAGAAGGAATTTGACGACCTTGTTGTCCACGAAGCTGATATGACCAAATCTGCCATGCTCGTTCAATTTCTGAAGAATATAGCGGGGAGCGTGACGTAG
- the tnpA gene encoding IS200/IS605 family transposase, giving the protein MKYQLDKGCHAVYSLRFHYVACTKYRRKVLTPEISGFLKQVNLSVAEKFGVQIIEQETDRDHIHILFASQPQIQLSKFINSLKSVSARLIFRKFPEVKKQLWGGHFWSPSYFLATVGEVKLEDVKRYVQSQGNQEL; this is encoded by the coding sequence ATGAAGTATCAATTGGACAAAGGATGCCATGCCGTTTACAGCCTTCGGTTCCACTATGTGGCGTGTACCAAATACAGGCGTAAGGTATTGACACCTGAAATTTCTGGTTTTCTCAAGCAGGTCAACCTAAGCGTAGCGGAAAAATTCGGCGTTCAGATAATCGAACAGGAGACAGACAGGGATCATATCCATATCCTCTTTGCCTCCCAACCTCAAATACAGCTTTCAAAATTCATCAACTCCCTGAAATCTGTTTCGGCGCGGCTGATATTCCGGAAGTTTCCGGAAGTGAAAAAGCAGCTTTGGGGCGGCCATTTCTGGTCGCCCAGCTATTTCCTGGCTACCGTAGGAGAGGTGAAGCTGGAGGATGTCAAACGCTACGTCCAGTCTCAAGGAAACCAGGAACTATAA
- a CDS encoding type II toxin-antitoxin system RelE family toxin: MKWKIKWLPEAVKDMEELDRSVKLRVLKAIVKLEDDPLGYGEPLGEKAGLDLSGMRKLKAARRYRVVYRVEENAVVVLIVVVGKREDLQVYKTAAKRIAAYRKKVEAELNHLADLLK, translated from the coding sequence ATGAAATGGAAAATTAAATGGCTGCCGGAAGCCGTCAAAGACATGGAAGAATTGGATCGGAGCGTCAAGTTACGGGTGTTAAAAGCCATCGTCAAGCTGGAAGACGACCCGCTGGGATACGGCGAACCCCTGGGCGAAAAAGCGGGCCTCGACTTAAGCGGAATGCGCAAGCTGAAGGCGGCACGAAGGTACAGAGTGGTTTACCGTGTGGAAGAAAACGCCGTGGTCGTGCTTATAGTGGTTGTCGGCAAACGCGAAGATCTTCAGGTGTACAAAACTGCCGCCAAGCGGATAGCGGCGTATAGGAAAAAAGTCGAGGCAGAACTCAACCATCTTGCCGATCTGTTGAAATGA
- a CDS encoding DUF6927 domain-containing protein has protein sequence MGWLFVHKPYKVTAKEFLKKEFTWEREDGLYCRVLDCAIVKLREAYLAIERGDASGPKEVFAVVCLLDYRPNDYYNFGYKDMSENMHPYYYNCPERVLKLLTPIDNPSAKEWREECWKRLQERKARPRLEKGKVIQFESPIAFSSGREESVFRVENTRRLLVSDRHGRLYRLKHWILEKIPYCILEGFPV, from the coding sequence ATGGGCTGGTTATTTGTCCACAAACCTTATAAGGTTACTGCCAAGGAGTTCCTCAAGAAGGAGTTCACGTGGGAGAGGGAGGACGGCCTTTACTGCCGTGTCCTCGATTGTGCCATAGTAAAGTTGCGCGAGGCGTATTTGGCTATCGAGAGGGGAGACGCTTCTGGCCCGAAGGAAGTGTTCGCGGTGGTGTGCCTCCTTGACTACCGACCTAACGACTATTATAACTTCGGCTACAAGGATATGAGTGAAAACATGCATCCGTATTATTACAATTGCCCGGAGCGCGTCCTTAAGCTTCTCACTCCGATCGACAACCCGTCGGCAAAAGAATGGAGGGAGGAGTGCTGGAAACGGCTCCAGGAAAGGAAGGCACGGCCCCGTCTGGAGAAAGGGAAAGTCATCCAGTTTGAGTCGCCCATTGCTTTCTCCAGCGGGCGGGAAGAAAGCGTCTTTAGGGTAGAGAACACCCGGCGGCTGTTGGTGTCAGATCGTCACGGGCGACTGTACAGGTTAAAGCATTGGATCTTAGAAAAGATACCATATTGTATCCTGGAAGGTTTTCCGGTCTAA
- a CDS encoding DNA-methyltransferase, translated as MPRVKARGIAFFVAAAKGGCPIKPSYTDGVITIYHDDCLTVMPFLAENGVVADMIITDPPYGISRNVIIKRGESTKFSGGDISLYFGPWDDFAGEEDFWGFTLAWIRAADKLLRPGGMFCSFFDRDKINFLSAFLQKSLGYKQKGYFLWIKPNPVPQVRKVKFMNAWEACGMWQKPGGPLTFNWRFGQHPDYLILPTNADGKRLHPTQKPLRLAETLVAYWSRPGDLILDPFLGSGTTALAAKRLGRKCIGIEQDEKYCRIAAERCRQGFLQFDAGGG; from the coding sequence ATGCCCCGTGTAAAAGCACGGGGCATCGCTTTTTTTGTGGCCGCCGCGAAAGGGGGATGTCCTATCAAGCCTTCTTATACAGATGGTGTTATCACTATTTACCACGACGACTGCCTGACAGTAATGCCTTTCCTCGCCGAGAACGGGGTAGTGGCGGACATGATAATAACCGACCCGCCTTACGGCATTTCAAGAAACGTTATTATCAAGCGCGGTGAAAGCACTAAGTTTTCCGGCGGCGACATTTCCCTCTACTTCGGCCCCTGGGACGATTTCGCGGGGGAGGAAGATTTCTGGGGTTTCACCCTGGCCTGGATCCGGGCGGCGGACAAACTGCTCCGGCCCGGCGGGATGTTCTGCTCGTTCTTCGACCGCGACAAGATCAATTTTCTCTCGGCCTTTTTGCAAAAAAGCCTCGGCTACAAGCAGAAGGGCTATTTTTTGTGGATTAAACCCAACCCGGTTCCCCAGGTGCGCAAGGTCAAATTCATGAACGCCTGGGAAGCCTGCGGCATGTGGCAGAAGCCCGGCGGCCCTTTGACGTTTAATTGGCGGTTCGGGCAGCATCCGGACTACCTCATCTTGCCCACCAACGCCGACGGGAAGAGGCTGCACCCCACCCAGAAGCCGCTCCGGCTGGCGGAAACGCTGGTGGCATACTGGAGCCGTCCGGGCGATTTAATCCTCGATCCTTTCCTCGGCTCCGGCACGACGGCACTGGCGGCGAAGAGGCTGGGGCGGAAATGTATTGGGATCGAGCAGGATGAAAAGTATTGCCGAATAGCCGCGGAAAGGTGCCGCCAGGGGTTTTTGCAGTTTGACGCTGGGGGAGGTTAA
- a CDS encoding Holliday junction resolvase RecU encodes MKAIRAYRNTAHRGRALEDLVELSNERYRQAGVAVIHRVPAAWLPIRDGRGRIVSAKIEKKAAVDFIGHVLVPGGRALPVAFEAKEVSKGRRWPLSRLEEHQYQYLADCARTGAAAFVLVAFWELGRFFILPFSILAIKEAGRRNGGPASVRAEEQGLVEISFPDYLKAVVESPEIFISTDRQDG; translated from the coding sequence ATGAAAGCGATCAGAGCATACCGAAACACGGCCCACCGCGGCCGCGCCTTAGAAGACCTGGTCGAGTTGAGCAACGAACGCTACCGCCAGGCGGGCGTAGCCGTCATCCACCGCGTCCCGGCGGCTTGGCTGCCGATACGGGACGGCCGGGGCCGCATCGTGTCAGCCAAAATAGAGAAAAAGGCGGCCGTAGATTTTATCGGCCACGTCCTCGTGCCGGGCGGGCGTGCTTTGCCCGTGGCGTTCGAGGCCAAAGAAGTGTCGAAGGGGCGGCGGTGGCCGTTGTCGCGGTTGGAAGAACACCAGTACCAATATCTTGCAGATTGCGCCAGGACGGGGGCGGCGGCGTTCGTACTGGTCGCGTTCTGGGAACTTGGACGTTTTTTCATTCTTCCTTTTTCTATCCTGGCGATCAAAGAAGCTGGCCGCCGCAACGGCGGTCCGGCTTCCGTGCGGGCGGAGGAGCAGGGGCTGGTAGAAATTTCTTTCCCCGACTATCTGAAAGCGGTTGTGGAAAGCCCGGAAATCTTCATTTCAACAGATCGGCAAGATGGTTGA